In a single window of the Arachis hypogaea cultivar Tifrunner chromosome 6, arahy.Tifrunner.gnm2.J5K5, whole genome shotgun sequence genome:
- the LOC112695929 gene encoding uncharacterized protein: MAILKITKKHKKHFNNPFPSSSASASTTIPYVKGSLFINAKTVPTSDHNLFFPIGNDFKLSCFPNNGVHLSISHLSEPTRPIWSSIPGQAFLSAAMADTEVEESRGSFLVKDRDVHLVCNHQIIDGIKVINDNCQFDHNLEDHEKVSADYSPCDDDAEEKAKKLPILLITGRLFNKTKKTKRFQKHGISASIQFEAKRPSVYARYWILFSQKTNHQVGFQVKIEKPSFISGTKKQVPTTTTTSSRIYRGFKKRMNNRKKRLGWCWYLTKPRGFVLVSSVEEEEMGSFEIPKAEEFNRVWLTYASEENERFYGFGEQFSHMDFKGKKVPILVQEQGIGRGDQPITMAANLVSYRAGGDWSTTYAPSPFYMTSKMRSLYLEGYDYTIFDLTRSDRVQIQIHGNSVEGRILHGNSPCELIEHFTETIGRLPEIPEWIISSAIVGMQGGTEAVRRIWDELRDYDVPVSAFWLQDWVGQRETLIGSQLWWNWEVDAQRYCGWKELIKDLGDQNIKVMTYCNPCLAPVDEKRNKKRNLFEEAKELDILVKDNNGNAYMVPNTAFDVGMLDLTHPKTGTWFKKVLREMVDDGVRGWMADFGEGLPVDAVLYSGEDPISAHNRYPELWAKINKEVVEEQEEQELVFFMRAGFRDSPKWGMLFWEGDQMVSWQTNDGIKSSVVGLLSSGISGYAFNHSDIGGYCTVNLPIVKYRRTQELLLRWMELNSFTTVFRTHEGNKPSCNSQFYSNQHTFSHFARFAKVYAAWKFYRIQLVKEASQKGLPVCRHLFLHYPNDEHVHHLSYQQFLVGSEFLVVPVLDKGKNKVKAYFPLGESTSWLHVWTGKVFSKQGIEEWIDAPIGYPAVFVKVGSIIGETFLSNLKSLGILL, from the exons tctgcttcaacCACCATTCCTTATGTCAAAGGCTCTCTCTTCATCAACGCCAAGACAGTGCCTACTTCAGACCACAACTTGTTCTTCCCAATTGGCAATGATTTCAAGCTTTCTTGCTTCCCAAACAATGGTGTGCACCTTTCAATTTCACACCTTTCCGAACCAACGAGGCCTATATGGAGTTCTATCCCAGGACAAGCTTTTCTCTCGGCTGCAATGGCTGACACTGAGGTTGAGGAGAGTAGAGGATCATTCCTTGTCAAAGATAGAGACGTTCATTTGGTTTGCAACCACCAAATCATTGATGGTATAAAGGTGATCAATGATAATTGCCAGTTTGATCACAATTTGGAAGACCATGAAAAAGTTTCTGCAGATTATTCTCCATGTGATGATGATGCAGAAGAAAAGGCGAAAAAGCTTCCGATTTTGTTGATCACTGGAAGGCTATTCAACAAGACTAAGAAGACAAAAAGGTTTCAGAAACATGGCATCAGTGCAAGTATTCAGTTTGAAGCAAAAAGGCCTTCTGT GTATGCAAGGTATTGGATTCTGTTCAGTCAGAAAACCAATCATCAGGTTGGTTTTCAAGTGAAGATTGAGAAACCAAGCTTCATTTCAGGAACCAAGAAGCAGGTTCCCACAACTACAACAACTTCTTCTAGAATCTACCGAGGATTCAAGAAGAGAATGAACAATAGAAAGAAGAGGCTTGGTTGGTGTTGGTACCTTACAAAGCCAAGAGGTTTTGTACTAGTTTCCTCAGTGGAGGAAGAAGAAATGGGGAGTTTTGAGATCCCAAAAGCAGAAGAATTCAATAGGGTTTGGTTGACATATGCGAGTGAGGAGAATGAGAGGTTTTATGGCTTTGGGGAGCAATTCTCTCACATGGATTTCAAGGGAAAAAAGGTCCCAATCTTGGTTCAAGAACAAGGtattggtagaggagatcaaccaATCACCATGGCAGCCAACTTGGTCAGTTACAG GGCAGGAGGTGATTGGAGTACAACTTATGCTCCTTCTCCATTCTACATGACATCAAAAATGAGATCTCTATACCTTGAAGGATATGACTATACTATCTTTGATCTTACAAGATCTGACAGAGTACAGATACAG ATCCATGGAAATTCAGTTGAAGGGAGGATATTGCATGGGAACTCACCTTGTGAACTAATTGAGCATTTCACCGAAACCATTGGAAGGCTACCTGAGATTCCAGAATGGATAATATCAAGTGCTATAGTAGGAATGCAGGGCGGCACAGAAGCCGTACGCCGAATTTGGGATGAACTAAGGGATTATGATGTTCCTGTCTCAGCATTTTGGTTGCAG GATTGGGTAGGGCAGAGAGAAACATTGATTGGTTCACAACTTTGgtggaattgggaagtggatgcACAAAGGTATTGTGGATGGAAGGAACTTATCAAAGATCTTGGTGATCAGAATATCAAAGTTATGACATATTGCAATCCTTGTCTAGCTCCG GTTGATGAGaagagaaacaaaaaaagaaaccTGTTTGAGGAGGCAAAAGAGTTGGACATCTTGGTGAAAGACAATAATGGAAATGCATACATGGTTCCAAACACGGCCTTCGACGTGGGAATGCTCGACCTAACACACCCAAAAACTGGGACCTGGTTCAAGAAAGTCCTAAGAGAAATGGTGGATGATGGAGTAAGAGGATGGATGGCTGACTTTGGTGAAGGCCTTCCTGTTGATGCTGTTCTATATTCAGGTGAAGATCCTATTTCGGCTCATAACAGGTACCCAGAACTGTGGGCCAAAATCAACAAAGAAGTTGttgaagaacaagaagagcaagagTTAGTTTTCTTCATGAGGGCTGGTTTTAGAGATAGCCCAAAGTGGGGGATGCTGTTTTGGGAAGGAGATCAAATGGTTAGTTGGCAGACAAATGATGGAATAAAGAGTTCAGTTGTTGGACTATTAAGCAGTGGAATTTCTGGATATGCTTTTAATCATAGTGACATTGGAGGATATTGTACTGTGAACTTGCCTATTGTTAAGTACAGAAGAACTCAAGAATTACTTTTAAGGTGGATGGAGCTAAATTCTTTCACCACTGTCTTCCGCACCCACGAA GGAAACAAACCATCATGCAACAGCCAGTTCTATTCAAACCAACATACTTTTTCACACTTTGCGCGCTTCGCGAAAGTATATGCTGCATGGAAATTTTACCGAATTCAACTAGTGAAG GAAGCTTCACAAAAAGGACTTCCTGTATGCCGCCACCTATTTCTACATTACCCGAATGATGAACATGTTCATCACTTAAGTTATCAGCAATTCTTGGTTGGTTCTGAGTTTCTAGTGGTTCCTGTTCTTGACAAAGGGAAGAACAAAGTGAAAGCCTATTTTCCATTGGGAGAGAGTACTAGTTGGCTACATGTATGGACAGGAAAAGTGTTTTCAAAACAAGGAATTGAAGAATGGATAGATGCTCCAATAGGATACCCTGCTGTATTTGTTAAGGTTGGATCCATCATTGGAGAAACCTTTTTGAGTAACCTAAAAAGTTTAGGCATTCTTTTGTga